In Acipenser ruthenus chromosome 6, fAciRut3.2 maternal haplotype, whole genome shotgun sequence, the following proteins share a genomic window:
- the LOC117410728 gene encoding E3 ubiquitin-protein ligase TRIM9-like, with product MDEELKCPVCGSLFRDPIILPCSHNICLACARNIIVQTPEGESPHCRASRSSDYDYLDMDKMSMYSETDSGYGSYTPCLKSPNGVRVFPPAPIHRNCSITCPLCHRSVSLEERGLRGFPRNRLLEAIISRYQQSRSETVKCQLCVRNLAEATMKCEQCDVFYCAPCQQRCHPSRGPLAKHRLVPLSQAATGGSQQQAAHKLATCTEHDLENYSMYCVNCKTPVCYQCLEEGKHAMHDVKALGAMWKQHKGQLSQALNGVSEKAKDAKEFLVQLKNLLQQIQENGVEFEACLVAQCDALIDALNRQKAKLLTKVTKERDYKLKVVRDQITHCTVKLRQTTGLMEFCLEVLKENDPSGFLQISHALVKQVQLSQEQWVKGALEPKVCPEFDLSLNSEPLLQSIHQLDFIQVKYPFTVPPAPVLQLEECGTRNNSATLAWKILTFTQSPIEGYVLELDDGNGGQYREVYVGKEILCTVDGLHFNSSYNARVKAYNSSGAGPYSKTVVLKTSDVAWFTFDPSSSHRDIVLSNENQTVSCSSYDDRVVLGTAAFSKGVHYWELTIDRYDNHPDPAFGVARINVIKDMMLGKDDKAWAMYVDNNRSWFMHNNSHTNRAEGGITKGSTVGILLDLNQHTLSFYINKQQHGPVAFENLDGVYVPAVSLNRNVQVTLLPGLEVPKNYKL from the exons ATGGACGAGGAATTAAAATGTCCAGTTTGCGGTTCTTTATTCAGGGATCCTATCATTCTACCCTGCTCTCACAACATATGCTTGGCTTGTGCTCGCAATATCATTGTGCAGACCCCAGAAGGCGAGTCACCTCACTGCCGCGCATCTCGGAGCTCAGATTACGATTACCTAGATATGGATAAAATGAGTATGTACAGCGAAACGGACAGCGGCTATGGATCTTACACCCCGTGTCTCAAATCACCCAACGGAGTGCGGGTCTTCCCCCCGGCACCGATCCACCGTAACTGCTCCATCACTTGCCCGCTGTGTCACCGGAGCGTCTCCTTGGAGGAGCGGGGATTGCGAGGCTTTCCTCGGAACCGACTCTTGGAGGCGATCATTTCTCGTTATCAGCAAAGCCGTTCAGAGACCGTCAAGTGTCAGCTTTGTGTCCGGAACCTTGCCGAAGCCACCATGAAATGCGAGCAGTGTGATGTGTTTTACTGCGCTCCCTGTCAGCAAAGATGCCATCCATCCCGCGGACCCCTCGCCAAGCACCGCCTTGTCCCACTGAGCCAAGCGGCCACAGGCGGCAGTCAACAGCAGGCGGCCCACAAATTAGCCACCTGTACAGAACACGACCTGGAGAACTACAGCATGTACTGTGTCAACTGCAAAACCCCGGTGTGCTACCAGTGCCTCGAGGAAGGCAAGCACGCGATGCACGACGTGAAAGCACTGGGAGCTATGTGGAAACAGCACAAG ggTCAACTATCCCAAGCTTTGAATGGTGTGTCTGAGAAAGCCAAGGATGCTAAGGAGTTTTTGGTGCAGCTGAAAAACCTATTGCAGCAGATACAG GAAAATGGCGTGGAGTTTGAAGCTTGTCTTGTTGCACAGTGTGATGCGCTCATTGACGCGCTGAACAGACAGAAGGCCAAGCTACTGACAAAGGTCACCAAGGAGCGTGACTATAAGTTGAAG GTTGTAAGGGACCAGATAACCCACTGTACAGTGAAGCTGCGACAGACAACAGGCCTGATGGAGTTCTGTTTAGAAGTGCTCAAAGAGAACGACCCCAGTGGTTTTCTGCAG atttcacaTGCTTTGGTCAAGCAAGTGCAGTTGTCTCAGGAGCAGTGGGTTAAAGGTGCCCTGGAGCCCAAAGTTTGTCCAGAGTTTGACCTTTCTCTGAACAGTGAGCCATTACTCCAGTCTATTCACCAACTGGACTTTATTCAGGTGAAAT ATCCCTTTACAGTTCCCCCTGCACCAGTGTTGCAGTTGGAGGAGTGCGGCACCCGCAACAACAGTGCCACACTGGCATGGAAGATCCTCACGTTCACCCAGTCTCCCATCGAGGGCTACGTGCTGGAGCTTGATGATGGAAATGGTGGCCAGTATAGG GAAGTGTACGTTGGGAAAGAAATACTGTGTACTGTTGATGGACTGCACTTCAACAGCTCCTACAATGCACGGGTCAAGGCGTATAACTCCTCAGGGGCTGGTCCCTACAGCAAAACTGTCGTGCTGAAGACCTCTGATG TGGCATGGTTTACCTTCGACCCCAGTTCGTCTCACCGGGATATCGTCCTCTCCAATGAAAATCAAACAGTGTCCTGCAGTAGCTACGATGACCGGGTCGTACTGGGAACTGCAGCCTTCTCTAAAGGAGTACACTACTGGGAGTTGACCATCGATCGCTATGACAACCATCCCGACCCGGCCTTCGGGGTCGCAAGGATAAATGTCATAAAGGACATGATGCTGGGCAAAGACGATAAGGCCTGGGCTATGTATGTGGACAACAATCGCAGCTGGTTCATGCATAACAACTCCCACACAAACAG GGCGGAGGGAGGAATCACGAAAGGATCCACAGTTGGTATCCTTTTGGATCTAAACCAGCACACCCTGTCATTCTACATCAACAAGCAGCAGCATGGGCCTGTGGCATTCGAAAACTTGGATGGAGTATATGTTCCAGCTGTAAGCCTTAACAGAAATGTTCAG GTGACACTTCTCCCAGGCTTGGAGGTACCAAAGAATTATAAACTTTAA